The following coding sequences lie in one Rutidosis leptorrhynchoides isolate AG116_Rl617_1_P2 chromosome 6, CSIRO_AGI_Rlap_v1, whole genome shotgun sequence genomic window:
- the LOC139854306 gene encoding uncharacterized protein: protein MSDLVQKNQGNFLELLKLIASYNKDVEKVVLQNAPQNAKYTSPDVQREILQIFARNVQQLIRDEIGKSKFCLIVDECRDESKKEQMAIVVRFVDREGYFKERFLDLVHVKDTSALTLKNEILSSLSFHKLDVKDIRALVSASKDVVEVHKFFENLNFIINVIDSSSKHHDQLQDAQISEIAHLAEIGELESGKGANQIRGLQRPGDTR from the exons ATGAGCGATCTGGTTCAAAAAAATCAAGGAAATTTCCTTGAATTGTTAAAGTTAATTGCTTCTTATAATAAAGATGTTGAAAAAGTTGTGCTGCAAAATGCTCCTCAAAATGCCAAATATACTTCTCCGGATGTGCAAAGGGAAATTTTGCAAATATTTGCTAGAAATGTGCAACAATTGATTCGAGAtgaaattggaaaatccaaattttGTTTGATAGTTGATGAGTGTCGAGATGAATCTAAAAAGGAGCAAATGGCAATTGTTGTGAGATTTGTAGATCGAGAGGGGTACTTTAAAGAGAGATTTTTAGACTTGGTTCATGTAAAAGATACAAGTGCTTTAactttgaaaaatgaaatcttgtcttCTTTATCTTTTCATAAGCTTGATGTTAAAGATATTCGAG CTTTAGTTTCAGCATCTAAAGATGTGGTTGAGGTGCACAAATTTTTTGAGAATCTTAACTTTATTATTAATGTCATTGATTCTTCTTCTAAGCATCACGATCAGTTACAAGATGCTCAGATTAGTGAAATTGCACATCTGGCTGAAATTGGAGAGCTTGAGAGTGGCAAAGGAGCAAATCAAATTCGAGGTTTGCAAAGACCTGGAGATACAAGATGA
- the LOC139854305 gene encoding uncharacterized protein: protein MAVTFEKSCCFCGSNSIQVPEMTQTYKDIIRSRSKKDNVTVGHHYRVDVFIAAIDSQLQELNSRFNKSVAELLQLSVALDPKKPFNKSDICKLAKTFYPSDFTEGLRETKKSELYPFLDRLIHLILTLPVSTATSERAFSSMKIVKTGLHCSMGDDFLRNCLILYIESDIVESLSIDEIIDDFANKKRRRVQLQFPKKKIERYMEGLPEEIQGNVIVAGKETLDGVIPMAKRRKAAANKQAVVKTSEG, encoded by the exons ATGGCAGTTACTTTTGAAAAAAGTTGCTGTTTTTGTGGATCTAATAGCATTCAAGTTCCTGAAATGACACAAACTTACAAAGATATTATTCGATCTCGTTCAAAAAAAGATAATGTAACTGTCGGACATCATTATCGAGTTGATGTGTTCATTGCTGCTATTGATAGTCAGTTGCAAGAGTTGAATTCTAGATTCAATAAGTCAGTGGCAGAACTTCTTCAGCTAAGTGTTGCTTTAGACCCAAAAAAACCCTTCAATAAAAGTGACATATGTAAGTTAGCAAAAACGTTCTATCCTTCAGACTTTACAGA AGGCCTACGAGAAACTAAGAAGTCAGAATTGTATCCTTTTCTTGATAGATTGATTCATCTTATATTAACTCTTCCCGTTTCAACTGCCACAAGTGAAAGAGCTTTCTCATCAATGAAAATTGTTAAAACAGGGCTTCATTGCAGCATGGGTGACGATTTTCTTAGAAATTGCTTAATTCTTTACATTGAGAGCGATATTGTTGAAAGCCTTTCAATAGATGAGATAATAGATGATTTCGCTAACAAGAAACGTAGGCGTGTTCAACTTCAGTTTCCAAAG AAGAAAATCGAGAGGTACATGGAGGGTCTTCCTGAAGAAATTCAGGGAAATGTTATTGTTGCGGGGAAAGAGACCTTGGATGGAGTGATACCGATGGCTAAGAGAAGAAAGGCTGCAGCCAATAAACAAGCCGTGGTTAAGACTAGTGAGGGCTAG